In Chrysemys picta bellii isolate R12L10 chromosome 4, ASM1138683v2, whole genome shotgun sequence, the sequence ggaggccatggggaagtagcccagggaattgtagctgttgtgcagctgttccaggaggcactatagacagctgcagtccacagggccctgggctggaacccagagggggggcctgggttccccccaaacctcccaattgagcTGGACCGtgggttctaccagaggggaaggtctctgggctgttccccaactcacatggtaaatctctgaggcaagaaaatccgccaataagcgcaggacccaccaagatagaggaggaactttgtcacagtgtatATGTTCTGACCTCCTCATTGCATGTAGCTCTAATAGCATCTGTCAGCTGTAGTCCATGCTACCGTTTAGCATCTGTTGCATGCAGCAATACAATCTTAGGTTGGGATCCTGTAGGATCAGGGGAAGTGACGTTGGGTTGGTTCACTCTTCAGGGGTGGGACAGAACTTGGTACTGCTGACCTCCAGGGTGACCAGTGAAGCTGGGTCATTACCCCCGAGTGCTCCGCTGAGCACCAGTAGTAATTTAGGGTATGTCACCCTGCGAAATGTGTTTGCCTGGGCTGGCTAATTCTGGTTAAGGCAGTTGTAGTTCTAATGTAAGGTAGCAGGTAGACTTAAACACCAGATTCCCCTCTAGTCTTTGTCTTTGGTCAACAGGTTAAAACTACAACTGCCATGTCTGTGGTCATTAGGATTTTAACTTGTGGTAAGGACACTTTCTCTTGGTGTGAAAACACTGTTAGAATTTGGCCAGGGCATGAGAACACTAACTCTTGTCACCACATTCTGCCAAGCTGAAACCACAGAGGAAGACCAACTAGATTGAGAACACCCTGCATTGTGCCCTAACATGTTGCAGAGGGTTGTGGTGAGCTGAAGGGACTGCCCCATCTCACCTGAGGGGCAGTAAGTGTGCATGGATCACTGCTCTTATTGGCCAAATAAAAGACCCAGTACGCTGAGAGGTTTTGTACTCAACACTGCCCTCTAGAAACCAAGAAGGCTTATTTCCTCTTACCTGGTGTAGGCTCCTTTAACCTGTATTCCCAGCAGGTGTAGTTCCACACTGATTACAGCTCGCTGGTGTTATCCAGGCCAGAGTTTTTGGACACACTGCAAGTTGAATGGGCTGACAGTGGACTTTGAGTCTATTATTTACAACTCTGTCAATAACTTAACAGGGTGGACTCAAGTTAATTGGCAGCCGACTCAAATTACAACAGGTCCTGAAACTGTGCACCTGTTCTAAAGAAAGCTGCACCTGTTTTAACTTTGGgtgcagttttttttaaactggcttaGCTATACTGGTGTGAAGGGCTGTGTAGACccttttttatttcagttcagaCCAGGCTTGTAGTTAGGTGTATTTCATTTTAGCATGACTTAAAACCAGAGTAAAGGGGAGCCACACAgctttttgcaccagtttaaccttCACCAGGTTAGAAATTTCCCCTTAATTTAAACCAAAGCAGCCTTCTTGTGTAGACGTGGCTACTTGATGACTGGGAGAGAGCTGGCCTGGAAGGATTCCGGCTCAGGCCCTCTTTGacttaggacctgattttcaagagtgctggACCCCTGGTATGTTCTCCGCCTTCAGTGAGCTGATGTTGGTCAACACCATGGAGAATCTGCATCACAAGTGTGTGCCATGCTGCCCCAAGATGCTAAGGGGAGGAATTAGGTGGATGTGTTGGCATTGGCCTGGGATCTACCCTCTCTGTTCTCCTTCCAGCTCCGGACTATGACAAAAGCCAGTGGATTAAGGAGAaggagaagctgggactggatttcCCAAATGTATGTAGAGTTactctgggtgggtgggtgggcaggtCCTTCCTTGGGGTGTGGTGGGTTTGGGAGTTTCACTGATTAAGATGGATTCTGGGTGGGGACCAATGCTGGGGTATCGGTGGGGTTCTTGTGCAGAAgtagcagggaggggggagtgtgggagcCGGAGAAGTGGGAAGAGCTTGCTTACTAACCTTGCCTCTGACTGCCCTTCCAGCTGCCCTACCTCATCGATGGCAAGACCAAGCTCACGCAGAGCAATGCCATCCTCCGGTACATCGCGCGCAAGCACAAGTTGTGTGAGTATCGGTGGGGGGAGGTCTGGGCCTCACTAATGATCAAGGGGCCGGGATTTGGCTGGGTAGCTGCCGGTGAGCATTCTGACATTTGTTGTCTCCCAGGTGGCGAGACGGAGGAGGAGATGCTGCGAGTGGACATGCTGGAGAACCAGGCCATGGATTTCCGTATGAGCCTTGTAATGATCTGCTACAATCCTGACTTTGTGAGTTCATCCATGCTGTCCTGGGGGCTGCAACAAgaccttgttgatttcaggaCCAATCCCACTCCAATACGATGCTATTGGCACACACAGCATTTTCCATACTAGATTGGGTCCATTTAGCTGGTATTCTGCTTCTGGCCCAATACTGAATCCTTCAGGGGCAGGTGAATAATGGTCTGAGTCACTTGCATAATGCTGTACcgggggaattccttcctggcccTCACAGGTGACCTGCCCTGAAACATGATACTGCTCCCCCTTAGATCCCTATTATGACAATGGCAAACTCCAGGTGCCCTTCCCACTACAAGAATTTACTGTACATTGGGTGGGTACAGGGTTGCCTTGGTCTAATCCACAGCTGTCTCTGAAATCTTTCCCTCTTCCTCTCTGCAGGAGAAACTGAAGCCTGGCTACTTGGAGCAGTTGCCTGGGAAGCTGAAGCTGTTCTCTCAGTTCCTGGGGAAGAGGAAGTGGTTTGCTGGGGAGAAGGTACatggtgggggtgtgattgggggaggggcatgggaaCAGACTCGACTGCCCTGtgtcacttctctctctctttctctctctctcctctctccagaTCACTTTTGTTGACTTTGTCATGTACGACATCCTGGACCAGAACCGCATGTTTGAGCCCAAGTGCCTGGATCAGTTCCAAAACCTGAAGGATTTTCTTGCCCGCTTTGAGGTGAGGTTTGCCCTGACTCCTGTAATGCACTGCTCTGGTTATTCAGGGACAGCCCAGCTGCAAACATTAACTCCTTTGCAGAGAACTGGGCAACAGGCAAAGAATTTCGTTTGCTAACAGATACAGCAGCTGCCAGAGCTATTGCTAACAAGTACTTGTTAGTGCTTCTGGTGGTAATGGAGATGTCAGACTGCCCCCCTCTGGCACCAGTAGGGCAGACAACTCTGGAGGGAGTGAAGTCCTCTTTGCTCTGTAACCACACAGGTTtttcccctcccagtgccctgtAGATTTGCTtcagccctgactgaggcctTCCtctgagagagtgagagagagtcgTCTCTCTCCTTGGCCATGTATCTGATGGGCTCTCTGCTGGCCTCTGAGGGACTGGCTCCCTCCTTCTCTAATGGAGAGGTAGCCACATCTTGGTGTCCCGCTTGCTTGGTGATCTTGGCAGACACTCTTCGGGTGGCACTGGCAAGCTGGGATGGGACACTCCTATCCTGTGAGCCCTCCTAAGCAATGTCTCGTGGGATTCCCAAAGCACACTCGCTCCTGTTCTACTCTGTCCTTGCTCTGTATCTTGTTGGCCGTGAGCTGCTGCGGAAATGGCTGAAGTGGCAGGCACTGGTTCCGGGTGGAAATAGGTGCTGGGACAGAAAGGAAGCAAAAGCCGTACTTGCCATGAGTAGTTTTCTATATTatcccagcctgactcctgccaTAGCTTCAGTGAAGCAAGAGAGGGTCCTTGTATGTGGATCGGGGCAATGGGCCAGTCTCCAGTCTGCCAAGGTACAAGGTAGTATCCGGGAGCTGGGTATGGATTCCTAACTTTGGCCTGggccagggccagagcagagagcagcaatGGGGCTGCTCTAACCTGTGGCAGGAGGCAACAGTCCTTAAAGGATCATATCACAATTGGGGATGTGCTCTGGCCACTCCTGCCCTAGGGACTGTAGGGAGGAGGTACAGGAGCCAACTGTGCACTCAGGGGATCACCACTATTCAGTGCTGGGGGAAACTCTAGCTAGATGAGGGTGTGGCCACTCCTTGAGCAGCGCAAAGGAAGTAGGGCAGAAAACATCCCACCATGCCAGCAGGTATAACTGGTTCCTCAGGGACTTGCTAGATATCACACTGATCAGACTCCTGACCGGGGGATGTGGGGGTCCCCCTTTGGTGTGGCCCAGAAGAGTCTTCATGTTCATGTTTCACGGGGTTGAGGCTGTGTTGTGAGGTGGTTTGGGAAGCAGACTGTCTCCCTCTGCTCAGGGCTCTTCATCtgctctctcctttctccccccccacccccaaggcccTGGAGAAGGTCGCAGCCTACATGAGCTCTAGTCGATTCATGAAGACTCCCGTCAACAACAGGATGGCCAAATGGAGCAACCAGAAGAAGTAGATCTGTGTggaagggaggggctggagaggaatAATCCAGAGCCCCCACTTGCTGTTTGTGTACGGACTCCCTCAGATCGGATGTTGTGAGGGGGTGGACAGTGGAAGATGTTAAGTGGCGGCTTCAGTGAATTGCTCTGTGGAACAATCACTAACCGTGTGTAGTGACCCTACTCGGAAATGACCAGCCAATAAACGTTTAGTAATTGCACAATGGCTCCCTCGTGCTGAGTTGCCGTAGCCTCCCTGGAGGAAACCAGCCTCTCCagtgctgcctcttccccacgTCTGTTCAGTTAACCGAGCTGGGAATAGCCAAGTACCCAGCACCACATCACATCTCCTACGGGGCATCAAGACCAAATCCTGCTTTGGCTTTGATGCCTCTGCAGTTGTCAGTGGAGTGGCGCAGGTGGAACTTCCCCCAACCCCTGGCCTGAGACTCAGGTGGTGCTGGTCAGTGTTGCTTAGTGGATTTAGAGGGCTGCTGTTACTGTAGATTCCCTTCAAGGGAAGAGGCTCTGGCCTGTTTCCCATTCCATCCTCGGTGGTGCTTAAaagccctgtctcctggcaaccaATTACAGGTACTTTCCTTGGGTGACCTACCCTGGCCTGTGGGGGAGTGATGCTCCAGGCTGGGTTGCCATGGCCCTGGCAACTCAAGGACcagtaatcagggctggctttagcaagaggGGGGCCCgattgctgggggtggggcttgcagcaagccccaccCCAGGAATCGAGTCTCACTCCGGCTGTGTTCGCTGGGCTGGGGTCGGGCCCAGAGCCCCTTGGCCGCTGGAGCCGAAGCCGAGCCGAAGCCAGGGGGCAAACCCACggtgctgcagggcagaggtTTGCATGGCGGACGCTGCAGCGCCGGGCACATGCACTCCTGAGAAGCGACCAAAAGCACAGCCCAGCCCGGTTGCGGGGTGTTGGCGCTGCGGGAGGGAAGGTGCCCGGGTAAAGCGGTTTCGCGTGCAAGGTGCTATTCCCAGGGGCCGGGCCCTGGATTCGTTCTAGCCTGGGTTTTGTTTTCAACCgggcagtgcctctttaaatgAAGCACCGCCCAGcggactctggggtggagccTGTGCAGAGAGAGGGACCCGCTGGAAAATGGCTGGAACCGCTCATGGGAGATATTGGCCTAAGCAAAGGGACCGCAAAGAGATATAATCCAAAGCAAAGCTCATGCTCATCCTCCCAGAAAACAACAGGTCCGTGTGCTGCAAACACGAGATGCAAGATGAAGAAAAGAGTTCCTGAAATTGAGAGGGGCACTGCCCGCGGGCATCAGCCACGGTTGCACTGAGCATCGACCGCAAGGGCAAAGAGGGGATTGGGCCGAGCTGGCATCCTTCCAACACAGTACTCCAGGAACAGTACTCTGGGTGGGCAATAGAtaccttccccctccccgtgcAAGGGTTTCCAAAAGGCCCAGGCCCTACTTACGTCCTCCAGGGTTTTCTCCTCCTCACACCAGCATCACTTTGTACTTGCTCTGATATGGGGCATCTCCCCTCTATACCTCCACTTGCCCTCTGgccccctgccatcccacccCTTAGCCACATTACAGCAGGTTTTTTTCTGTGCTGTCAGCCTGCTGCTCCCCATCGGCCCCTCACCCTCTGGGGTCACCAGTTCTCCATGCTGGTGTCAGGGTAGCTGGCCCTTGTGTTTAGGCACAGGGGAAAGCCGTGTTGTGTGATCGTTGTGGGGAACAAAGGGCAACACTCCTAGTTTGCAAGAGATTGGAGGAAGAAACACAGGGAGCCCCCGGCTCACATGCTGCTCAGCAAGGGAGATATAGTCACAGACGTTGCCATGACCACTGGCACTCACTGTGTAATGTACTGGCTCTGTGTACAAAGAAGCAAATGTGTGATGGTGTCCTCtagtacagaggtgggcaaactacagcccgcgggaccgtcctgccccagccctcccctgctgtcccccctctcccacagcctcagctctctTGCTCTTCCGCCGGCACCATGCTCTGGGCGGCGCgacggggctgtgagctcctggggcagcgcagctgcagagccaggtctGACCCAGTCTCTGAGCTGTGCGTGGCAATGGCGTGGCCCAGCTCAAGCCGGtgggcatcaggaatgagaggagggattggatggggggggcagtcaggggacaggggttctgggggcagtcaggggacagggagaaggggtggttggatggggtaggggccccacgggggcagataggaggtggggaccgggccacaaccccctcccctaaccggccctccatacaatttatgaaacccgatgcggccctcaggccaaaaagtttgcccgcccctgaggTAGATAAAGGCCCTATTACATCTGCCAGCTAAAGGAGATCTGCTTTAGCTTACACAGCAGAGGCCTGTGGCTTTAGAGATTGACAGGCCAGGGATTTACATAAGCCTCAAAACCTCCACCCCATTGGAACGACTGGGTCCCTCTCT encodes:
- the LOC101939359 gene encoding glutathione S-transferase Mu 1-like isoform X2; this encodes MPVVLGYWDIRGLAHSIRLLLEYTGTAYEDKMYSCGEAPDYDKSQWIKEKEKLGLDFPNLPYLIDGKTKLTQSNAILRYIARKHKLCGETEEEMLRVDMLENQAMDFRMSLVMICYNPDFEKLKPGYLEQLPGKLKLFSQFLGKRKWFAGEKITFVDFVMYDILDQNRMFEPKCLDQFQNLKDFLARFEALEKVAAYMSSSRFMKTPVNNRMAK
- the LOC101939359 gene encoding glutathione S-transferase Mu 1-like isoform X1; protein product: MPVVLGYWDIRGLAHSIRLLLEYTGTAYEDKMYSCGEAPDYDKSQWIKEKEKLGLDFPNLPYLIDGKTKLTQSNAILRYIARKHKLCGETEEEMLRVDMLENQAMDFRMSLVMICYNPDFEKLKPGYLEQLPGKLKLFSQFLGKRKWFAGEKITFVDFVMYDILDQNRMFEPKCLDQFQNLKDFLARFEALEKVAAYMSSSRFMKTPVNNRMAKWSNQKK